In one Epinephelus moara isolate mb chromosome 6, YSFRI_EMoa_1.0, whole genome shotgun sequence genomic region, the following are encoded:
- the ica1 gene encoding islet cell autoantigen 1 isoform X3, with translation MSSGRYSQKMEGGNFGYSQDYLDRFIQSQDSSVVNKFQQKYWKTKQTLIKVTGKKEDEHVVASDADLDGKLEVFHSIQRTCMELLKVIEQYQRRICFLSQEENELGRFLRSQGSQDKTRAGKIMQATGKALCFSSQQRLALRSPLCRLYQEVETFRYRAISDTWLTVNRMEQSRTEYRGALLWMKDVSQELDPDTHKQMEKFRKVQAQVRTTKTSFDKLKNDVCQKVDLLGASRCNLLSHVLTTYQTTLLHFWEKTSHTMAAIHESFKGCQHYEFSTLKTLQGPMDKLAKKKGKKKSKAEANDGKKAETSEDQLISLVNDNTSDKTTEGNENHLLLSRVRGREGQHGLTE, from the exons atGTCATCAGGTAG GTATTCTCAAAAAATGGAGGGAGGAAACTT TGGCTACTCCCAAGACTATCTTGACCGCTTCATCCAAAGCCAGGACTCATCTGTGGTGAACAAGTTCCAGCAGAAGTACTGGAAAACCAAACAGACGCTCATCAAGGTCACGGGGAAGAAAGAGGACGAACATGTTGTGGCGTCAGACGCAGATCTGGACGGCAAGCTGGAG GTCTTCCACTCCATCCAGAGAACATGCATGGAGCTGCTGAAGGTCATTGAGCAGTACCAGAGGAGGATCTGCT TTCTTTCCCAGGAGGAGAACGAGCTGGGTCGTTTCCTGCGCTCCCAGGGCTCGCAGGATAAAACCAGGGCTGGGAAGATCATGCAGGCCACCGGGAAAGCACTCTGCTTCTCCTCCCAACAGAG ACTGGCTCTGAGGAGCCCTCTGTGCCGTTTGTACCAGGAGGTTGAAACGTTCCGCTACAGAGCGATCTCAGACACGTGGCTGACGGTGAATCGAATGGAGCAGTCCAGGACTGAGTACCGCGGAGCGCTGCTTTGGATGAAGGACGTATCTCAGGAGCTGGATCCAGACACTCATAAACAGATGGAGAAATTCCGCAAG GTTCAGGCCCAGGTGCGCACAACCAAAACAAGCTTTGACAAACTGAAGAATGATGTCTGCCAGAAAGTCGACCTGCTGGGAGCCAGTCGCTGCAACCTCCTCTCTCACGTTTTAACCACATACCAG ACAACACTATTGCACTTCTGGGAGAAGACATCCCACACCATGGCGGCCATACACGAGAGCTTCAAGGGCTGTCAGCATTACGAGTTCTCCACACTTAAG ACCTTACAAGGCCCCATGGACAAGCTGGCTAAGAAGAAGGGGAAGAAGAAAAGTAAAGCAGAGGCAAACGACGGGAAGAAAGCCGAGACCTCAGAGGACCA ACTCATCTCTCTAGTGAATGACAACACCAGCGATAAGACCACAGAAG GGAATGAAAATCATCTCCTCCTGTCCAGAGTCAGAGGCAGAGAAGGACAGCATGGCCTTACTGAATGA
- the LOC126391664 gene encoding neurexophilin 1 — protein MRGDAQQRGMKTSCLWAAALLLSVISLVASADSPSSGNPDLRESSKSKVKTYWTESSKAVSISRLLSQTLYGKENFTSLDLNYDEADSFSKQEQWNWLYNASNPRDPRSRTKRRPIVKTGKFKKMFGWGDFHSNIKTVKLNLLITGKIVDHGNGTFSVYFRHNSTGQGNVSVGLVPPTKAVEFQVHQQHQQYHHHHHQQQQQTALETKDTKLFNCRVEYEKVEKGTRNSLCAHDPSQSCPQEQTQSHVSWLCSKPFKVICIFITFYSTDYKLVQKVCPDYNYHSDTPYLPTG, from the coding sequence GTGGCCAGCGCTGATTCACCAAGTTCAGGAAATCCTGACTTGAGAGAGAGCTCAAAATCCAAAGTGAAGACCTACTGGACTGAAAGCAGCAAGGCTGTCTCCATCAGCCGTCTGCTGTCCCAGACCCTCTATGGCAAAGAGAACTTCACCTCTCTGGACCTGAACTATGACGAGGCGGACTCATTCTCCAAACAGGAGCAGTGGAACTGGCTTTACAATGCTTCCAACCCCCGTGATCCTCGATCCAGAACGAAAAGGAGACCCATCGTCAAAACCGGCAAGTTCAAGAAGATGTTTGGTTGGGGCGACTTCCATTCCAACATCAAGACGGTGAAGCTCAACCTTCTCATCACTGGTAAAATCGTGGATCACGGTAACGGGACATTCAGCGTCTACTTCCGCCACAACTCAACCGGTCAGGGCAACGTGTCCGTGGGACTTGTTCCACCAACCAAAGCTGTGGAGTTCCAGGTccaccagcagcaccagcagtaccaccaccatcaccaccagcagcagcagcagacggcACTGGAGACCAAGGACACCAAGCTGTTCAACTGCAGGGTTGAGTATGAGAAGGTGGAGAAGGGCACCAGGAACTCACTGTGTGCCCACGACCCCTCGCAGAGCTGCCCGCAGGAGCAGACCCAGAGCCACGTGTCCTGGCTGTGCTCCAAGCCCTTCAAAGTCATCTGCATCTTCATCACCTTCTACAGCACCGACTACAAGCTGGTGCAGAAGGTGTGTCcagactacaactaccacaGTGACACCCCCTACCTCCCCACCGGGTGA